A genomic region of Pirellulales bacterium contains the following coding sequences:
- a CDS encoding molybdopterin-dependent oxidoreductase, producing MSDNLSQRNALLSPEAVEQEIRRLSRRSFTTAAVAALAGASGVGWLATRPVDDGVPWPLRRILEFNEQVAQAAFDARRLAPEFAASEAVEPRVNGRVGLMSPAAVNDWTVTVTGKVDRKIPLAAIKQLPSYEMTTEFKCVEGWSRIVSWKGVRVADFLAKYGAPSTYVGLSTPPDAVAPDGQPDRYVVGLDRPSAMHPQTLLCYEMNGAPLTHGHGAPLRLVSSVKYGYKSIKRISVIEIAEQRPADYWAQRGYDWYAGH from the coding sequence ATGTCTGACAACTTGTCACAACGGAATGCGCTGTTGTCGCCCGAGGCGGTCGAGCAGGAGATCCGTCGTCTCTCGCGCCGTAGTTTCACGACCGCCGCGGTCGCGGCTCTGGCCGGCGCGTCGGGCGTCGGATGGTTGGCAACGCGCCCGGTCGACGACGGGGTCCCATGGCCCCTACGACGGATCCTAGAATTCAATGAACAGGTCGCTCAAGCGGCGTTCGACGCGCGACGACTTGCGCCCGAGTTCGCAGCCTCCGAGGCAGTTGAACCGCGCGTGAACGGCCGCGTCGGCCTGATGAGCCCGGCCGCCGTCAACGATTGGACGGTGACCGTAACCGGGAAGGTGGATCGAAAGATCCCGCTAGCCGCTATCAAGCAACTTCCGTCCTACGAAATGACAACCGAGTTCAAATGCGTCGAAGGCTGGAGTCGGATTGTGAGCTGGAAAGGGGTGCGAGTGGCAGACTTTCTGGCTAAATACGGCGCCCCCAGCACTTACGTAGGGCTTTCCACACCGCCTGACGCCGTCGCGCCGGACGGCCAGCCTGATCGCTACGTCGTTGGGCTCGATCGGCCAAGCGCGATGCATCCCCAAACGCTGCTCTGCTACGAAATGAACGGCGCTCCGCTAACCCACGGTCACGGCGCCCCGTTGCGACTAGTGAGCAGCGTCAAGTACGGCTACAAGTCCATCAAGCGAATCAGCGTCATCGAAATCGCCGAGCAGCGACCCGCCGACTACTGGGCTCAGCGGGGTTACGACTGGTACGCCGGACATTAA
- a CDS encoding ATP-binding protein has translation MPEPPLNPTTDSKAWATSLVRPLSRRYLLVLASVAGLLLVDQAILQPLLVQLNFYAPVINMAGRQRMLSQKVTKDVLSIVAIGEVESSNARRDDLVRTLAQWTEAHQTLLEGNPAAGLHPVTPSIRTAISRVDPALAAMHQAASVIANRGSQIKSAEIQRAVSVILEQEPIYLSGMEQAVAQLEQSAQARVAWLRACGLAAMLTVLVLLVAVYFLVLQPAATLIRRQVEQLVISDSRHRQLAQMLGEARDELEVRVAERTYDLSQANLALEREMAERQAAELRMRELSNELAHVSRVTALGQLATGLAHEINQPLATVANYAGTLELTLEKASPRDPGTAELISQIKLAALRAGAIVRRMRNFVRGDAVQKAEVDLNDLVREVTELCRPQLRDAQVELTLDLAPQPALALADALQIQQVLVNLIQNATQAMVAPSAAERTLCIRTEAGPIEIAITVADSGPGFAPGDSEKCFDSFYSTKPDGLGMGLAISHSIIQQHQGEIWSKNLAGGGAVVGFSLPVLHVNDSSTEQHADRVCG, from the coding sequence ATGCCTGAGCCCCCGCTAAATCCGACGACTGATTCGAAGGCCTGGGCAACGTCGCTGGTTCGTCCTTTGTCGCGACGCTACCTGCTGGTGCTCGCCTCGGTTGCGGGGCTATTGCTGGTTGATCAAGCGATTTTGCAGCCGCTACTCGTGCAGCTCAATTTCTACGCGCCGGTCATTAACATGGCCGGGCGCCAGCGGATGCTCAGTCAGAAAGTGACGAAAGACGTCTTGTCGATCGTCGCAATTGGCGAAGTTGAATCGAGCAATGCCCGCCGTGACGACTTAGTCCGCACGCTGGCACAATGGACGGAAGCACATCAGACCCTGCTGGAGGGAAATCCGGCCGCTGGCTTGCATCCCGTGACCCCGTCGATTCGGACGGCAATCAGCCGCGTCGACCCTGCACTCGCAGCAATGCACCAAGCGGCGAGCGTAATTGCCAACAGGGGTTCGCAAATTAAATCCGCCGAGATTCAGCGAGCCGTATCGGTGATCCTTGAGCAAGAACCGATTTACTTAAGCGGCATGGAGCAAGCGGTCGCGCAGCTAGAACAGTCGGCCCAGGCGCGCGTGGCCTGGCTTCGTGCATGCGGGCTGGCCGCCATGCTGACGGTCTTGGTGCTACTCGTGGCGGTCTACTTTCTGGTCCTGCAGCCGGCCGCGACGTTGATCCGCCGGCAAGTCGAGCAACTAGTGATCAGCGACAGCCGGCATCGGCAATTGGCCCAGATGCTGGGCGAAGCTCGCGACGAGCTGGAAGTGCGCGTGGCCGAGCGGACATATGACCTAAGCCAGGCGAACCTGGCGCTGGAGCGAGAAATGGCCGAACGCCAGGCCGCGGAACTCCGTATGCGCGAACTCTCCAATGAATTGGCCCACGTGTCGCGGGTCACCGCGCTCGGGCAACTTGCCACGGGGCTGGCCCACGAAATCAACCAGCCGTTGGCGACCGTCGCCAACTATGCGGGCACATTAGAGCTAACCTTGGAAAAGGCGTCGCCACGCGATCCGGGGACTGCGGAATTGATCTCGCAGATCAAGCTCGCGGCTTTACGCGCGGGGGCGATCGTCCGCCGCATGCGCAACTTCGTGCGCGGCGACGCCGTGCAAAAGGCGGAGGTCGATCTTAACGACCTGGTGCGCGAAGTTACTGAATTGTGCCGACCCCAGTTGCGAGATGCGCAAGTTGAGCTGACCCTCGACTTGGCGCCGCAGCCGGCTCTGGCGTTGGCGGACGCCCTGCAGATTCAGCAGGTGTTGGTGAATCTGATTCAAAACGCAACTCAGGCCATGGTGGCACCTTCGGCTGCCGAGCGGACTCTCTGCATTCGCACCGAGGCCGGGCCCATCGAAATTGCGATTACAGTTGCCGACTCAGGTCCTGGTTTCGCCCCAGGAGACAGCGAAAAATGTTTTGATTCGTTCTATTCCACCAAGCCAGATGGTTTGGGTATGGGCCTGGCAATCAGCCATTCGATTATTCAACAGCATCAAGGGGAGATCTGGAGCAAAAACCTCGCTGGTGGCGGCGCGGTTGTCGGTTTCAGCCTACCCGTTCTTCATGTGAATGACAGTAGCACAGAGCAACACGCCGACCGTGTATGTGGTTGA
- a CDS encoding DmsC/YnfH family molybdoenzyme membrane anchor subunit, translated as MLDVLATAETIAPRQKVDNNPVALLERLLSEQQDLTAVERFAKSHDAVDTSHRTKRYQQLLPASPPGPGQQYAFEVDLDRCSGCKACVTACHNLNGLDTQEAWRDVGLLVGGTSSLPVIQHVTTACHHCLEPACLTACPVNAYEKDPLTGIVKHLDDQCFGCQYCTLACPYDVPKYHPGKGIVRKCDMCSTRLAAGEAPACVQACPSQAIAIRVVNVHQVIEDAEASLFLPAAPDSQIAYPTTTYKSRRVLPRNMLPVDYFQVSRQHPHWPLVVMLVLTQLSVGAFACGIGLQWFVSSQSIAMIRPVQAVMALIFGLLALGSSVFHLGRPQYAFRAVLGLRHSWLSREIVVFGLFAALACVYSAAVVVPVNRQADWPLPQQWISYLAGSVVSVGALAVFCSVMIYASVRRDFWDFSRTITRFALTSALLGLATLWLSLAALALIQPTESHLALVASVGPTICYSLMIVTTVKLGWEAMLLRHLLSRVMTPLKRSALLMIRDLANPALARFAVGALGGLVAPALLLSQFSTLTLDNAQLQLGVATLLLFGASLAGELLERYLFFAAVAAPRMPGGIR; from the coding sequence ATGCTTGACGTGCTCGCGACTGCAGAGACGATCGCGCCTCGGCAGAAGGTCGACAACAATCCAGTGGCATTGCTCGAACGGCTTCTGAGCGAACAGCAAGACCTGACGGCCGTCGAGCGGTTTGCGAAGTCGCACGACGCTGTCGATACATCGCACAGGACCAAGCGCTATCAGCAGCTTCTGCCCGCGTCACCGCCAGGGCCGGGTCAGCAGTACGCGTTCGAAGTGGACCTCGACCGCTGCTCTGGTTGCAAGGCCTGTGTCACGGCGTGCCACAACCTCAACGGTCTCGATACGCAGGAGGCCTGGCGCGACGTCGGTTTGCTGGTCGGCGGGACAAGCTCACTTCCCGTTATTCAACACGTCACCACGGCCTGTCATCATTGCCTTGAGCCGGCCTGTCTGACAGCTTGTCCGGTGAATGCGTACGAAAAGGACCCGCTTACCGGCATCGTCAAGCATTTGGACGACCAATGCTTTGGTTGCCAATACTGCACACTGGCTTGTCCTTACGACGTGCCGAAATATCACCCAGGCAAAGGCATCGTTCGCAAATGCGATATGTGTTCGACGCGACTGGCGGCTGGCGAAGCGCCGGCCTGCGTGCAGGCCTGCCCTAGTCAGGCGATCGCCATCCGCGTGGTCAATGTCCACCAGGTGATTGAGGACGCCGAAGCATCGCTTTTCTTACCGGCGGCGCCTGATTCTCAGATTGCGTATCCCACGACGACGTACAAAAGTCGTCGCGTGCTGCCGCGCAACATGCTGCCAGTCGACTATTTTCAAGTCAGTCGGCAACATCCCCATTGGCCGCTTGTAGTGATGTTGGTGTTAACCCAACTTTCTGTAGGCGCTTTTGCTTGCGGGATTGGTTTGCAGTGGTTTGTCAGCAGCCAATCGATCGCGATGATTCGGCCCGTGCAGGCGGTGATGGCCCTAATCTTCGGGCTGCTCGCGCTTGGCTCGAGCGTGTTCCATTTGGGTCGACCGCAATACGCGTTTCGAGCCGTGCTGGGGCTTCGCCACTCTTGGCTCAGTCGCGAGATCGTGGTGTTCGGACTCTTCGCGGCGCTCGCCTGCGTCTATTCGGCCGCAGTTGTCGTGCCAGTCAATCGGCAGGCCGATTGGCCGTTGCCGCAGCAATGGATCAGCTACCTGGCCGGGAGCGTCGTTAGCGTTGGCGCCCTGGCGGTGTTTTGCTCAGTGATGATCTACGCGTCGGTGCGACGCGATTTCTGGGACTTTTCACGCACGATCACTCGCTTTGCGCTGACCTCGGCGCTCCTTGGCTTAGCGACGCTGTGGCTAAGTCTAGCGGCGTTGGCTTTGATTCAGCCTACCGAATCGCACCTCGCGCTCGTCGCCTCTGTTGGACCGACGATCTGTTACAGCCTAATGATCGTTACTACAGTCAAGCTTGGCTGGGAAGCGATGCTGCTGCGGCATTTGTTGTCGCGAGTAATGACTCCCCTGAAGCGATCGGCGCTATTGATGATTCGCGATCTGGCGAATCCAGCCCTGGCGAGATTTGCAGTGGGCGCCTTGGGAGGCCTTGTCGCGCCGGCTTTGCTACTGAGTCAATTCTCTACTCTGACACTCGATAATGCGCAGCTTCAGCTCGGAGTCGCTACCCTGCTGTTGTTCGGCGCTTCACTCGCCGGTGAGTTGCTCGAGCGGTACCTATTCTTTGCCGCCGTCGCCGCGCCGCGGATGCCGGGAGGAATTCGCTGA
- a CDS encoding nitrate reductase — protein MTSPPPSTNRGLPLLVDRAGPLTCELQLALGGGELGFVPERLRPDATTTMVCGFCSTGCGLDIHLQQGVAVGLTPNLRYPVNQGMACPKGWEALAVLDSPNRATTPLLRDAHGRLAPVSWDQGLRTFTERMKAIQKAYGPESIAFLSTGQIVTEEMALLGALAKFGMGMVHGDGNTRQCMATAVVAYQEAFGFDAPPYTYADFEQSDVIVLVGSNLSIAHPIMWQRIVNNPHSPEILVIDPRATETAMQATQHLSVLPKSDLTLFYGLARLLIERDWIDREFIDAHTSGFDGLADFLQPFTLERVCAETGESAAAIEKLAQTIHDGARVSFWWTMGVNQSHQGVRTAQAIINLALLTGNIGRPGTGANSITGQCNAMGSRLFSNTTNLLGGYDFANPAHRRKIAKTLQINETAIPQEKGLPYHKILDGILNGKIRGLWVIGTNPAHSWINQGQLHDILDRLDFLVVQDMYASTETAQLADLVLPAAAWGEKDGTFINSERRIGIVKKVARAPGEALTDFSIFKLIAEYWGCGKMFEEWKSPEAVFQILKRLSAGQPCDFSGIHDYAMLDEGRGIQWPYPVDTASADLERRLFENGQFFHSDGKARFVWSEPRPMPETPDSAYPFLLLTGRGSAAQWHTQTRTSKSAVLRKLYPAEIYVEVNPRDASELKIKPGDWISVASQRGSLQAKAVIVHTMPPRQVFVPMHYATTNLLTDAVFDPYSFQPAYKACAVRIERRANGDARP, from the coding sequence ATGACTTCTCCTCCACCATCTACTAATCGCGGACTGCCCTTGCTCGTCGATCGCGCAGGACCGCTGACGTGCGAACTCCAGCTCGCCCTAGGCGGAGGCGAGTTGGGGTTTGTGCCGGAGCGCTTGCGCCCCGATGCAACAACTACCATGGTTTGCGGCTTCTGTTCGACCGGCTGTGGGCTGGACATCCACTTACAACAAGGCGTGGCCGTTGGTCTGACGCCGAACTTACGGTATCCCGTCAACCAGGGCATGGCCTGCCCGAAAGGTTGGGAAGCGCTGGCGGTGCTCGATTCGCCCAACCGCGCCACCACGCCGTTGCTCCGCGACGCTCACGGCCGATTGGCTCCCGTCAGTTGGGACCAAGGATTGCGCACCTTCACCGAGCGCATGAAGGCGATTCAAAAAGCCTACGGTCCGGAGTCAATCGCCTTCTTGAGCACGGGCCAGATTGTCACCGAAGAGATGGCGCTGCTAGGCGCACTGGCCAAATTCGGCATGGGCATGGTCCATGGCGACGGCAACACGCGGCAATGCATGGCGACAGCCGTGGTGGCGTATCAAGAGGCGTTTGGCTTCGACGCGCCTCCTTATACCTATGCTGACTTCGAACAGTCAGACGTGATCGTGCTGGTGGGGAGCAATCTCTCGATCGCTCATCCGATCATGTGGCAGCGGATCGTCAACAATCCGCACTCGCCGGAAATCCTTGTCATTGATCCACGGGCGACCGAAACCGCCATGCAAGCCACGCAACATCTCAGCGTGCTGCCGAAATCGGACCTAACGCTCTTCTACGGGTTGGCAAGATTGTTGATTGAGCGCGACTGGATCGATCGCGAATTTATTGACGCGCACACGTCTGGCTTTGACGGCCTGGCGGATTTCCTGCAACCGTTCACCCTGGAGCGAGTCTGCGCGGAGACAGGCGAGTCGGCCGCGGCGATCGAGAAACTTGCGCAGACGATCCACGACGGCGCCCGCGTCTCGTTTTGGTGGACCATGGGCGTCAACCAAAGTCACCAGGGCGTGCGCACGGCCCAAGCGATCATCAATCTCGCGCTATTGACTGGCAACATCGGTCGACCCGGAACCGGCGCTAATTCCATCACCGGCCAATGCAACGCGATGGGCTCGCGCCTCTTCAGCAATACGACGAACTTGCTCGGCGGGTACGATTTCGCCAATCCGGCGCATCGCCGCAAGATCGCCAAGACGTTGCAGATCAATGAAACGGCAATTCCACAGGAAAAGGGGTTGCCATACCACAAGATTCTGGATGGAATCCTCAACGGCAAGATCCGCGGGTTGTGGGTAATTGGCACGAACCCGGCCCACTCTTGGATCAATCAAGGCCAACTCCACGACATCCTCGATCGCCTCGATTTCCTTGTCGTGCAGGATATGTATGCCTCGACCGAGACCGCGCAACTGGCGGACCTGGTGTTGCCCGCCGCAGCCTGGGGTGAGAAAGACGGCACGTTCATCAACTCGGAACGTCGCATTGGCATCGTCAAGAAAGTGGCTCGCGCGCCGGGGGAAGCGCTAACTGACTTTTCAATATTCAAACTGATCGCCGAGTACTGGGGTTGCGGCAAAATGTTTGAAGAGTGGAAATCCCCCGAAGCGGTCTTCCAGATTCTTAAACGGCTATCGGCCGGGCAGCCCTGCGACTTCTCTGGCATTCACGATTACGCAATGCTCGACGAAGGCCGCGGCATTCAGTGGCCTTATCCCGTCGATACTGCTAGCGCCGATCTGGAACGCCGACTTTTTGAGAATGGACAATTCTTCCACTCGGATGGCAAAGCGAGGTTTGTCTGGAGCGAGCCTCGACCGATGCCCGAGACGCCGGACTCGGCGTATCCGTTTCTGCTGCTCACCGGCCGTGGCTCCGCCGCGCAGTGGCACACGCAAACGCGCACCTCCAAGTCGGCGGTGCTCAGAAAGCTCTACCCGGCCGAGATCTATGTCGAAGTGAATCCGCGCGACGCCAGTGAGCTAAAGATAAAGCCTGGCGATTGGATCAGCGTTGCGTCACAGCGGGGGAGCCTACAGGCCAAGGCCGTGATCGTGCATACTATGCCGCCGCGGCAAGTCTTCGTGCCAATGCATTACGCGACGACCAACCTGTTAACGGACGCGGTGTTTGATCCCTATTCGTTCCAACCGGCCTATAAAGCCTGCGCCGTCCGTATCGAACGCAGGGCCAATGGTGACGCGCGACCATAG
- a CDS encoding MFS transporter — protein MQVQVKADRIELLTFSSPAMRAFHMTWMAFFLCFFSWFGIAPLMPVVRAEFGFTKDQVGWCIIGSVALTTVARLFVGWLCDRFGPRLTYTGLLLFGSLPVMGIGLAHDFATFLCFRVLIGVIGAAFVITQYHTSQMFSDRCVGTANATTAGWGNFGGGVTHVVMPLVFACFVSTLGFSPATGWRASMLVAGATCLAMGVAYCFFTQDTPAGNFRDLRADAAAKRSIRGAFWRACRDPRAWGLFAAYGLCFGVELTIDNVAAMYFVDHFPELGSDNMVPVRALSIAGLCASVFGGMSVFARTLGGYAADRCGNKWGFSARVKWLFFVLFCEGLLLMLFSQMRGLYTAIPALMLCGLFVHMAAGATFAVVPFVNRTALGSIAGIVGAGGNAGAVLSGLLFKSDALSWPSAFFLVGTVVTLGSFSSLLITDRAREYASEQSHAGATGARRRDTELANAIISG, from the coding sequence ATGCAAGTTCAAGTCAAAGCGGATCGGATCGAGTTACTCACGTTCTCTTCGCCGGCGATGCGGGCCTTTCACATGACGTGGATGGCTTTCTTTCTTTGCTTTTTCTCCTGGTTTGGTATCGCGCCGTTGATGCCCGTGGTCCGAGCAGAGTTCGGTTTCACGAAAGATCAGGTGGGATGGTGCATAATCGGGTCCGTAGCGCTGACGACCGTTGCCCGACTATTCGTGGGCTGGCTTTGTGACCGATTCGGGCCACGGCTAACGTACACCGGACTGCTGTTGTTTGGATCTCTCCCGGTGATGGGAATTGGCCTGGCGCACGATTTCGCCACGTTCTTGTGCTTCCGCGTTCTGATCGGCGTGATCGGCGCTGCGTTTGTCATTACTCAGTACCACACGTCGCAAATGTTCTCAGATCGCTGCGTCGGCACGGCCAATGCCACAACGGCCGGTTGGGGAAACTTTGGAGGCGGTGTCACTCATGTGGTCATGCCGCTGGTATTTGCCTGCTTTGTCTCGACGCTGGGGTTTTCGCCCGCGACGGGTTGGCGGGCCTCGATGCTTGTAGCGGGCGCAACCTGTCTGGCGATGGGCGTGGCCTATTGCTTCTTTACACAAGACACTCCCGCCGGAAACTTTCGTGACCTTCGCGCTGACGCAGCCGCCAAACGGTCAATTCGTGGCGCCTTCTGGCGCGCGTGTCGCGACCCTCGCGCTTGGGGACTCTTCGCGGCCTATGGCCTCTGCTTCGGCGTCGAACTCACTATCGACAATGTTGCGGCGATGTACTTTGTGGATCATTTTCCCGAACTCGGCAGTGACAATATGGTTCCGGTGCGGGCGCTTTCGATCGCCGGGCTCTGCGCGAGCGTTTTTGGAGGCATGAGCGTCTTCGCCCGCACGCTGGGGGGCTACGCCGCTGACCGTTGCGGGAATAAGTGGGGCTTTTCTGCCCGCGTCAAATGGCTGTTTTTCGTGCTCTTTTGCGAAGGGCTGTTGCTAATGCTCTTCTCGCAGATGCGCGGACTCTATACGGCCATACCGGCCTTGATGTTGTGTGGTCTCTTCGTCCACATGGCCGCCGGGGCGACGTTCGCCGTCGTGCCATTTGTGAATCGAACCGCGCTGGGATCCATCGCAGGCATCGTGGGCGCCGGTGGCAACGCGGGCGCCGTGTTGTCTGGATTGCTGTTCAAGAGCGACGCCCTGAGTTGGCCGTCGGCTTTCTTTCTGGTGGGAACCGTGGTGACCCTCGGGTCGTTTTCCAGCTTGCTGATTACGGACCGAGCCCGCGAATACGCTTCAGAACAAAGCCACGCCGGCGCCACCGGTGCACGCCGGCGCGACACCGAGTTGGCCAACGCAATCATCTCTGGATGA
- the nirB gene encoding nitrite reductase large subunit NirB encodes MIDAVKNNPVSDRDGDALQSEAERPRKTVVVIGNGMVGLRFCEKLVEFDTAGEFRIVTFCEEPRAAYDRVGLTTFFAHRDAEKLMLARREWYHEQGIELHLGDRANAIDRKRQLVRSEKGVEIHYDIVVLATGSFPFVPPIPGIDKRGVFVYRTIEDLQRIIEFAEGARRCAVLGGGLLGLEAARAAHELGLETHVIEFSPRLMPRQIDEAGSKTLIKRIEAMGVRVHLGMSSKAVHGNGSVERLEFTDGKSLDLEMIIVSAGIRPRDDLAKGCGLALGERGGILVNDHLQTSDPNIFAIGECASHRGMVYGLVAPGYEMAEVVAANLTGAERHFAGTDLSTKLKLMGCDVASFGDYEAPPERATPLVFEDPFAGVYKKLLFSLDGTRLLGGILVGDASSYGVCSVLAKAAGPLPCQPHELLVGTSSGASALGSPDAMPDEAQICSCNNVSKGQICSAIREQNLETVSDVKQCTRAGTGCGGCLPMVTDLFHAELKKAGKAISTRLCEHFSLSRTELFGTIKIKQLKTFDAVLADCGQGHGCETCKPVVASILASLWNEDILDTPHQTLQDTNDRFLANLQRGGSYSVVPRVPGGEITPDKLIVLGEVAKEYALYTKITGGQRVDLFGAQVQDLPDIWERLVDAGFESGHAYGKSLRTVKSCVGTSWCRYGVQDSVGFAIRVENRYKGIRSPHKIKMAVSGCVRECAEAQSKDVGLIATENGYNLYVCGNGGSKPRHAELLATDLDEETAIRYVDRFLMYYISTADKLTRTSVWREKLEGGIEHIRDVVVHDKLGLAAELEAMIARLMDTYQCEWSAVVRDPEKRKRFQQFANIEETESCIEMVSERGQQRPGSWPADFVSLEQFRSLSNLPPIEQATSWVRVGAISDFPKDGGAAIKYGRVQIAVFNFTSRGEWYASQNMCPHKKAFVLSRGIVGDASGVPKVACPLHKKTFSLVSGESLQKEEYRIHTFPVRIDGGDVYLDLPPTDVLDKELATEIGCRLATSCESHAANNQSAATAEPVLSLVGPAEEV; translated from the coding sequence ATGATTGACGCCGTGAAGAATAACCCTGTCAGCGACCGTGACGGCGACGCCCTGCAGTCCGAGGCAGAACGCCCGCGTAAAACCGTCGTCGTGATTGGCAACGGTATGGTCGGGCTCCGCTTCTGCGAGAAACTGGTCGAGTTCGATACCGCTGGCGAATTTCGGATCGTGACGTTCTGCGAGGAGCCGCGGGCCGCCTACGACCGCGTCGGATTGACTACGTTCTTCGCGCATCGCGATGCTGAAAAGCTGATGCTCGCGCGGCGGGAGTGGTACCACGAGCAAGGCATTGAACTGCACTTGGGGGACCGAGCCAATGCGATCGACCGCAAGCGTCAACTTGTGCGATCGGAAAAGGGCGTCGAGATCCACTACGACATCGTGGTGCTGGCGACCGGCTCGTTTCCTTTCGTGCCGCCGATTCCGGGAATCGACAAACGAGGCGTTTTCGTCTATCGCACGATTGAAGATCTCCAGCGGATTATCGAATTCGCTGAAGGGGCACGCCGCTGCGCCGTGCTGGGCGGGGGACTGCTGGGACTTGAGGCCGCCCGCGCTGCGCATGAGTTGGGACTCGAAACGCACGTCATCGAGTTCAGCCCACGGTTGATGCCACGGCAAATCGACGAAGCCGGATCGAAGACGCTGATCAAGCGGATCGAGGCGATGGGCGTGCGCGTGCACCTCGGGATGTCGTCAAAGGCTGTGCATGGAAATGGATCCGTCGAGCGTTTGGAGTTTACCGACGGCAAATCGCTCGATCTGGAGATGATTATCGTCTCGGCCGGAATTCGGCCGCGGGATGACCTCGCGAAAGGTTGCGGACTGGCGCTCGGCGAGCGCGGCGGCATCCTCGTCAACGATCATCTGCAGACGTCGGATCCCAACATCTTTGCGATCGGCGAATGCGCCTCGCACCGGGGCATGGTCTACGGGTTAGTCGCCCCCGGTTATGAGATGGCCGAAGTTGTGGCGGCAAACCTCACAGGCGCCGAGCGACACTTCGCCGGGACCGATCTCTCGACCAAGCTGAAGCTGATGGGCTGCGATGTCGCCTCCTTTGGCGATTACGAAGCACCGCCGGAGCGGGCGACGCCACTGGTCTTCGAAGATCCCTTTGCCGGCGTCTATAAGAAGCTGCTGTTCAGTCTGGATGGCACGCGACTGCTGGGCGGTATTTTAGTGGGTGACGCGTCGTCGTACGGCGTCTGCTCTGTCTTGGCCAAAGCAGCGGGCCCACTGCCTTGCCAACCGCACGAACTGCTAGTCGGTACTTCCAGTGGCGCCTCGGCGCTGGGTTCGCCCGACGCGATGCCGGACGAGGCTCAAATCTGCTCATGCAATAATGTCAGCAAGGGGCAGATTTGCTCGGCGATTCGCGAGCAGAATCTTGAAACGGTTAGCGACGTGAAGCAATGCACCCGCGCCGGTACAGGCTGCGGCGGCTGCCTGCCGATGGTGACCGATTTGTTTCACGCTGAGCTCAAGAAAGCCGGCAAAGCAATCTCGACTCGACTTTGCGAACATTTTTCGCTCTCTCGCACGGAGCTCTTTGGCACGATTAAGATCAAGCAACTCAAAACGTTTGACGCCGTGCTGGCGGATTGTGGTCAAGGTCACGGCTGCGAAACTTGCAAGCCTGTCGTGGCTTCGATTCTGGCTAGTCTTTGGAACGAAGACATTCTCGACACTCCCCACCAGACGCTGCAGGACACGAACGATCGTTTTCTGGCGAATCTGCAGCGTGGCGGATCGTACAGTGTTGTGCCCCGCGTGCCCGGCGGAGAGATCACGCCGGACAAGTTGATCGTGCTGGGCGAAGTGGCGAAGGAGTATGCGCTCTACACAAAGATCACCGGCGGCCAGCGGGTCGATCTTTTCGGCGCACAGGTCCAGGATCTGCCCGATATCTGGGAGCGGCTCGTCGATGCCGGGTTCGAGAGCGGGCACGCTTACGGCAAATCGCTGCGGACCGTCAAGAGCTGTGTTGGCACGTCCTGGTGCCGCTACGGCGTGCAAGATTCAGTCGGGTTCGCGATCCGCGTTGAGAATCGTTACAAGGGAATTCGTTCGCCTCACAAAATCAAAATGGCAGTGTCAGGCTGCGTCCGCGAATGTGCCGAAGCGCAGTCCAAAGACGTCGGACTGATTGCCACCGAGAACGGCTATAACCTCTACGTTTGTGGCAATGGCGGTTCGAAACCGCGTCACGCTGAGCTGCTGGCTACCGATCTCGACGAAGAGACCGCCATCCGTTACGTCGATCGCTTTCTGATGTACTACATCAGCACGGCCGACAAGTTAACTCGCACCAGCGTGTGGCGAGAAAAGCTCGAAGGGGGCATCGAGCACATTCGCGACGTTGTCGTCCACGACAAGCTGGGACTGGCAGCCGAGTTGGAAGCGATGATCGCACGGCTAATGGACACCTATCAATGCGAATGGTCCGCCGTCGTGCGCGATCCGGAAAAGCGTAAGCGGTTTCAGCAGTTCGCCAACATCGAAGAAACGGAATCGTGCATCGAGATGGTTTCAGAGCGCGGCCAGCAACGCCCTGGTTCGTGGCCTGCCGACTTTGTCTCGCTGGAACAATTCCGCTCGCTCAGCAATCTCCCGCCGATCGAGCAAGCAACCTCGTGGGTTCGCGTTGGCGCTATCTCGGATTTTCCCAAGGATGGTGGCGCTGCGATCAAGTACGGTCGCGTGCAAATCGCTGTCTTCAATTTTACGAGCCGCGGCGAGTGGTACGCCAGTCAGAACATGTGTCCGCACAAAAAGGCCTTCGTCCTTTCACGGGGCATTGTGGGAGACGCCAGCGGCGTGCCGAAGGTTGCCTGTCCACTCCACAAGAAGACGTTTTCCTTGGTCTCGGGTGAATCGCTCCAGAAAGAAGAATATCGCATCCACACGTTCCCGGTCCGTATCGACGGGGGCGACGTATACCTAGATCTGCCGCCGACCGATGTGCTCGATAAGGAACTTGCGACCGAAATTGGCTGCCGACTAGCGACCTCCTGCGAATCGCACGCCGCAAATAACCAGTCGGCCGCGACCGCCGAACCGGTTCTTTCACTGGTGGGACCAGCGGAGGAGGTCTGA